The following proteins come from a genomic window of Mycobacterium sp. DL:
- a CDS encoding amidohydrolase family protein, producing MGDLILTANTIITMDDDVPRARAVAVSGDTIVAVGSLEDCRAALPGAEIVDTGAAALAPGFVEPHGHPLISGVATQAPARSIAPWDAPTWADVQKVFADAIARTDPATPLWFAGYDALLHGHPTPHADELDEIFGDRVTVITDNSGHGVYFNTALIKLHGWDTDPPEDPVASHFGRNADGSLNGQGFELPVVTAVTMPLIMQMGDPLLSGAHYYALMSRGGYTSTSDMTYDPKFAAGYEALAAAPSCPLRVSMWEMSITDTYSEPTTFGAGESWLTKAGVKLWTDGSPWVGNIAISFPYLDTEATRTAGIDPAVAGGAHSMNYSRAQLDEILDHAAPKGWQMAFHANGDLALDLALDAYEDALNRYSLLGTDHRWRLEHCGAGTRAHFDRAARLGVHVSMAPFQYYYWGELLDGAMFDSEHGARWAAFADAVNSGACVSLHNDGSVSPPTPVINIATAVTRLTRNGTVHGPEQAISLDQAWRAQTINAARTLHRENLVGSIAPGKLADFVELTADPWTVEPSAIIDAVRVAGTWLGGHRVDLDEFLTAVGGGDNSEHAHLAERKAKGCC from the coding sequence ATGGGGGATCTGATCTTGACCGCAAACACCATCATCACCATGGACGACGACGTTCCACGGGCCCGGGCGGTGGCGGTATCCGGTGACACGATCGTGGCAGTGGGCAGCCTCGAGGACTGCCGAGCGGCGCTTCCCGGCGCGGAAATCGTCGACACCGGCGCCGCCGCGCTTGCACCGGGATTTGTTGAGCCACATGGTCATCCGCTGATCAGTGGGGTCGCCACCCAGGCCCCGGCCCGGTCGATCGCACCGTGGGACGCCCCCACCTGGGCCGACGTGCAGAAGGTGTTCGCCGATGCGATCGCCCGCACCGATCCCGCCACGCCACTGTGGTTCGCCGGCTACGACGCGCTCCTGCACGGCCACCCGACACCACACGCCGACGAACTCGACGAGATCTTCGGCGACCGCGTCACGGTGATCACCGACAACTCCGGACACGGCGTGTACTTCAACACTGCGCTCATCAAACTCCACGGCTGGGACACCGACCCTCCGGAAGATCCGGTCGCCTCCCACTTCGGCCGCAACGCCGACGGTTCGCTCAACGGCCAGGGATTCGAGTTGCCGGTGGTCACCGCAGTGACCATGCCACTGATCATGCAGATGGGTGACCCACTGCTGTCGGGCGCCCACTACTACGCGCTGATGTCGCGGGGCGGTTACACCTCGACTTCCGACATGACCTATGACCCCAAGTTCGCCGCCGGCTACGAGGCGCTGGCCGCCGCACCGTCATGCCCGCTCCGGGTCAGCATGTGGGAGATGTCGATCACCGATACCTACTCCGAGCCAACCACTTTCGGCGCCGGTGAATCCTGGCTGACCAAGGCCGGCGTCAAGCTGTGGACCGACGGCTCACCGTGGGTCGGCAACATCGCGATCTCGTTCCCCTACCTGGACACCGAGGCCACCCGCACCGCAGGCATCGACCCGGCCGTCGCGGGCGGCGCCCACTCTATGAACTACTCGCGCGCGCAGCTCGACGAGATCCTCGACCACGCCGCCCCCAAGGGTTGGCAGATGGCCTTCCACGCCAACGGCGACCTCGCGCTGGACCTGGCATTGGATGCCTACGAGGACGCGCTGAACAGATACTCCCTGCTGGGCACCGACCACCGCTGGCGCCTGGAGCACTGCGGCGCGGGGACCCGCGCGCATTTCGACCGGGCGGCGCGGCTGGGGGTGCACGTGTCGATGGCGCCGTTCCAGTACTACTACTGGGGCGAACTGCTCGACGGCGCAATGTTCGACTCCGAGCACGGTGCCCGATGGGCGGCCTTCGCCGACGCCGTCAACTCAGGCGCGTGCGTGTCGCTGCACAACGACGGATCGGTCTCGCCACCGACACCGGTGATCAACATTGCCACCGCGGTCACCCGGCTTACCCGCAACGGCACGGTGCACGGACCCGAGCAGGCGATCTCGCTGGATCAGGCCTGGCGGGCCCAGACCATCAACGCCGCGCGCACCCTGCATCGCGAGAACCTCGTCGGGTCGATCGCCCCGGGCAAGCTCGCCGACTTCGTAGAGCTGACCGCCGACCCGTGGACGGTGGAACCGTCGGCGATCATCGATGCGGTCAGGGTGGCGGGCACCTGGCTGGGCGGTCACCGGGTGGATCTCGACGAGTTCCTCACCGCGGTGGGCGGGGGCGACAACAGCGAGCACGCGCACCTCGCGGAGCGGAAAGCCAAGGGCTGCTGCTGA
- a CDS encoding Nif3-like dinuclear metal center hexameric protein, which translates to MTVRLADIVDVLDAAYPPRLAQSWDSVGLVCGDPSESVETVTIAVDATPAVVAQVPDRGLLLAHHPLLLRGVDSVSADTAKGSLIHSMIRTGRALFTAHTNADSAAPGVSDALALAMGLEVTEVLSPVPAGPELDKWVVFAPTADAAAVRAAMFSAGAGHIGDYSQCSWTVAGTGQFLPHEGASPAIGTVGAVEKVAEDRIEMVAPATLRAAVLAGLRSAHPYEEPAFDIVALQSAPGGVGLGRIATLPTPEPLSAFVSRVRGALPATSWGVRASGEPTAPVSRVAVCGGAGDSLLDDVAAAEVDAYVTADLRHHPADEHRRVSEVALVDVAHWASEYPWCGQAAQLLRDHFGDSLPVTVSDVRTDPWNVEGS; encoded by the coding sequence ATGACGGTCCGGCTCGCAGACATCGTCGACGTGCTCGATGCGGCCTACCCTCCCCGGCTCGCGCAGAGCTGGGACTCGGTCGGGCTGGTGTGCGGAGACCCGTCGGAAAGTGTCGAGACGGTGACCATCGCCGTCGACGCGACACCCGCCGTGGTGGCGCAGGTGCCCGACCGCGGCCTCCTGCTGGCACACCATCCGCTGCTGCTGCGCGGGGTGGACTCGGTGTCGGCCGACACGGCGAAAGGCTCCCTGATCCACTCGATGATCCGCACCGGTCGCGCGTTGTTCACCGCACACACCAATGCCGACAGTGCCGCGCCCGGGGTGTCGGACGCGCTGGCGCTGGCCATGGGTCTCGAGGTGACCGAGGTGCTCTCCCCGGTGCCCGCGGGTCCCGAGCTCGACAAGTGGGTGGTTTTTGCACCCACCGCGGACGCCGCGGCGGTGCGCGCCGCCATGTTCTCGGCCGGCGCGGGCCACATCGGGGACTACTCGCAGTGCAGCTGGACCGTCGCGGGTACCGGACAGTTCCTGCCGCACGAGGGCGCCTCGCCTGCGATCGGCACGGTGGGCGCCGTGGAGAAGGTCGCCGAAGATCGAATCGAGATGGTGGCGCCGGCCACGCTGCGGGCCGCGGTGCTCGCCGGCCTGCGCAGTGCCCATCCGTACGAGGAGCCCGCGTTCGACATCGTCGCCCTGCAGTCGGCACCCGGCGGCGTGGGCCTGGGCCGCATCGCGACGCTGCCGACGCCAGAACCGCTGTCGGCCTTCGTTTCCCGAGTTCGGGGCGCGCTGCCGGCCACGTCGTGGGGGGTGCGCGCCTCCGGTGAGCCGACTGCTCCGGTGTCGCGGGTGGCCGTGTGCGGAGGTGCGGGCGACTCGCTGCTCGACGACGTCGCGGCCGCCGAAGTGGACGCGTACGTCACCGCTGATCTGCGTCACCACCCCGCCGACGAGCACCGGCGGGTGTCGGAGGTGGCGCTCGTCGACGTCGCGCACTGGGCAAGCGAATACCCCTGGTGCGGTCAGGCGGCGCAATTGCTGCGCGACCACTTCGGCGACTCCCTGCCGGTGACAGTGTCCGACGTGCGAACCGACCCATGGAATGTCGAAGGAAGCTGA
- a CDS encoding M50 family metallopeptidase, with product MAYQLTKAERDRLGLAVHEATHAVVGVLNGGTVERARLTDNGTDGICEFTDTSFEQDRSRYRRALVAAAGPAAAAIFGHGDIPTARQLERYLGNSDREELRLAALHSHASADEQLWEALPVVRRRWRPIGTLAAKIFAGHEIGHDDVLAALGITDDDGATAGAKLAMIASGGTPRPRPLKSKAMATV from the coding sequence ATGGCCTATCAGCTGACCAAGGCCGAGCGAGACCGCCTTGGACTGGCGGTGCACGAGGCGACGCACGCCGTCGTCGGCGTCCTCAACGGCGGCACCGTCGAGCGAGCGCGCCTGACAGACAACGGCACTGACGGGATCTGCGAGTTCACCGACACCAGTTTCGAACAGGACCGCAGCCGCTATCGCCGTGCTCTGGTCGCCGCAGCGGGACCGGCAGCGGCGGCGATCTTCGGTCACGGCGACATACCCACCGCGCGCCAGCTCGAGCGATACCTCGGCAACAGCGACCGCGAGGAACTGCGACTGGCCGCGCTGCACTCGCACGCCTCGGCCGACGAACAGCTCTGGGAGGCGCTCCCGGTCGTGCGGCGACGCTGGCGCCCGATTGGGACGCTGGCCGCGAAGATCTTCGCCGGTCACGAGATCGGTCACGACGACGTCCTAGCCGCACTCGGCATCACTGATGACGACGGCGCAACCGCAGGCGCTAAGCTCGCGATGATTGCCAGCGGCGGGACCCCGAGGCCGCGACCGTTGAAGTCGAAAGCTATGGCTACGGTGTAA
- a CDS encoding C4-type zinc ribbon domain-containing protein, protein MKADVAQQRALLELAELDAEISRNEHRTKTLGEQQALEAAQAAHREANDRLATVQLALGDIDAQVTKFESEIDSVRQREDRDRGLLDGGTVDAKQMTELQHELDTLQRRQTSLEDSLLEVMERREELAAEQDRELAHIDELQSSLSDAQKACDEARTHLAQLRHQSISHREDLVAHLDESLVALYERQRARAGVGAGLLQGRRCGACRIEIDRGELARIAAAADDEVLRCPECAAILLRVKASHA, encoded by the coding sequence ATGAAAGCTGATGTGGCTCAACAACGGGCGTTGCTCGAGCTGGCAGAACTCGACGCCGAGATCAGCCGCAACGAGCACCGGACGAAGACGCTGGGCGAGCAGCAGGCGTTGGAGGCGGCGCAGGCCGCGCACCGGGAGGCCAACGATCGGCTGGCGACCGTGCAGCTCGCTCTGGGCGATATCGATGCGCAGGTAACGAAGTTCGAGTCCGAGATCGACAGCGTGCGCCAACGTGAGGATCGTGACCGTGGTCTGCTCGACGGTGGAACGGTCGACGCCAAGCAGATGACCGAACTGCAGCACGAACTCGACACCCTGCAGCGGCGCCAGACGAGCCTCGAGGATTCGCTGCTCGAGGTGATGGAACGCCGTGAAGAGCTTGCCGCCGAACAGGATCGCGAGCTGGCCCACATCGACGAGCTGCAGAGCTCGCTGAGCGACGCGCAGAAGGCGTGCGACGAAGCCCGCACCCACCTGGCGCAGCTTCGGCACCAGTCGATCTCGCACCGGGAAGACCTCGTCGCACACTTGGACGAGTCGCTGGTCGCGCTGTACGAACGCCAACGGGCGCGCGCGGGAGTGGGTGCCGGACTGTTGCAGGGGCGACGCTGCGGCGCGTGCCGGATCGAGATCGACAGGGGCGAGTTGGCGCGGATCGCCGCCGCCGCCGACGACGAGGTGCTGCGCTGCCCGGAATGCGCCGCGATCCTGTTGCGGGTCAAGGCGTCTCACGCATGA
- a CDS encoding HAD hydrolase-like protein — translation MTDTLEGTRNFARAGRGDLVIFDLDGTLTDSAEGIVASFRHALQAVGATVPDGDLVSRIVGPPMHVTLLEMGLGEHADAAIAAYRADYTTRGWSMNRPFTGIPALLADLRAASVRLAVATSKAEPTARRILAHFDLDECFEVIAGASVDGTRASKADVLAHALAQLAPLPQRVVMVGDRSHDVEGAAAHGIGTIVVGWGYGRDDFTAADSPRAAAHVASVDDLREVLGA, via the coding sequence GTGACTGACACGCTGGAGGGCACCAGGAACTTCGCGCGGGCAGGCCGCGGCGATCTGGTGATCTTCGATCTGGACGGCACGTTGACCGATTCGGCCGAGGGCATCGTCGCCAGCTTCCGCCACGCACTGCAGGCCGTCGGCGCGACGGTCCCCGACGGCGACCTCGTCAGCCGGATCGTCGGCCCCCCGATGCACGTCACCCTGCTCGAGATGGGTCTCGGGGAGCACGCCGACGCCGCGATCGCCGCCTACCGCGCCGACTACACCACCCGCGGCTGGTCGATGAACCGGCCGTTCACCGGGATCCCCGCGCTGCTGGCCGACCTGAGGGCCGCCAGCGTCCGACTGGCCGTCGCCACCTCGAAGGCGGAGCCCACCGCGAGGCGGATTCTCGCCCACTTCGATCTCGACGAGTGCTTCGAGGTGATCGCAGGGGCCAGTGTCGACGGCACCCGCGCATCCAAGGCCGACGTGTTGGCCCACGCGCTGGCACAGCTGGCGCCGCTGCCGCAGCGGGTCGTGATGGTGGGTGACCGTTCGCACGACGTCGAGGGCGCCGCCGCGCACGGTATCGGCACGATCGTCGTGGGCTGGGGCTACGGACGCGACGACTTCACTGCCGCCGACAGCCCCCGCGCCGCAGCCCATGTCGCCAGCGTCGACGACCTGCGGGAGGTGCTCGGTGCCTGA
- a CDS encoding recombinase family protein: protein MTAQRRRPRTAPAGTVVAYLRVSTDEQAASGAGLVAQRAAITAEAARRGWTIVGTYSDEGISGAKDVHQRPGLGYAIELIESGHASVLMVAKTDRVARGLRTLLDVIDRVERADGAVVSVDGTIDTSSAAGRFQTQIMGSVAELERALISDRTKAALAVKKAQGVRLGRPSSLPREVVERIIGARESGMSLPAIARGLVAEGVPTAQGGAKWHPSTVRAVLHSQDAAHLRAEAVAAI from the coding sequence ATGACCGCCCAGCGCCGCCGACCCCGCACCGCCCCGGCCGGGACCGTCGTGGCCTACCTGCGGGTCTCGACTGACGAACAGGCCGCGTCCGGTGCGGGCCTTGTGGCCCAGCGCGCCGCGATCACCGCCGAGGCCGCACGCCGTGGCTGGACCATCGTGGGCACATACTCCGATGAGGGCATCAGCGGCGCCAAGGACGTGCACCAACGCCCCGGCCTCGGCTACGCAATCGAGCTGATCGAGTCCGGTCATGCCTCGGTGCTGATGGTCGCCAAGACCGACCGCGTCGCCCGCGGACTGCGGACCCTGCTCGATGTCATAGACCGGGTTGAACGCGCCGATGGGGCGGTGGTCTCGGTCGACGGCACGATCGACACGTCCTCTGCTGCGGGGAGATTTCAGACTCAGATCATGGGCAGCGTTGCCGAGCTGGAACGCGCACTGATCAGCGACCGCACCAAGGCAGCGTTGGCCGTGAAGAAGGCACAGGGGGTGCGCCTCGGTCGGCCGTCATCGCTGCCCCGTGAGGTAGTCGAGCGCATCATCGGCGCCCGCGAGTCGGGCATGTCGTTGCCTGCCATCGCCCGCGGCCTGGTCGCCGAAGGCGTGCCTACCGCACAAGGCGGCGCCAAGTGGCACCCGTCGACCGTTCGCGCGGTGCTGCATTCGCAGGACGCCGCGCACCTTCGGGCCGAGGCTGTCGCCGCCATCTGA
- a CDS encoding light-mediated development protein DET1: MNTDDRKPVQHINAVMRKDADLPERVMLHERDGNIVYVRCVDPCDTDQDPAPVPLFDGDQLCVMVHLSHVSLHMSAAGTHGYMMPLRIVLVRREPGKVVARTLRFSEPDDGSRVHVAPGDSVEVQVTLELDAVDEFESQGNIGYVPVTPVLFTWLAAASQSDTDQRRRYLLAAARRLDLAQSLFQRVEELRQSDPEGAPAVRRAVFEMVGAVELAVVSLSRAVDMSRRAGAELGTTATVPSAISAHFATVTAIRHAYEHIEERALGKVHGNPHRDALTIFAHDSVVRDGVITYGSHRLDLATDVPQIIAATRQFLKTAAGEALPPVTTDITL; encoded by the coding sequence GTGAATACTGACGACCGGAAGCCGGTCCAGCACATCAACGCTGTGATGCGCAAGGACGCTGACCTTCCCGAACGGGTGATGCTTCACGAACGCGACGGCAACATCGTCTATGTCCGGTGTGTCGACCCGTGCGATACGGACCAAGATCCGGCACCTGTGCCGCTCTTTGACGGCGACCAGCTTTGCGTGATGGTGCACCTGTCTCACGTGAGCCTCCACATGTCGGCTGCAGGCACCCACGGGTACATGATGCCGCTGCGGATCGTTTTGGTGCGAAGGGAACCAGGCAAGGTCGTCGCCAGAACGCTCCGATTCAGTGAGCCCGACGACGGAAGCCGGGTGCACGTCGCTCCTGGCGATTCTGTCGAGGTACAGGTCACACTTGAACTCGACGCGGTCGACGAGTTCGAGTCGCAGGGGAATATCGGTTACGTGCCAGTGACACCGGTTCTCTTCACGTGGCTGGCTGCCGCTTCTCAGTCGGACACCGATCAGCGGCGGCGTTATCTACTCGCCGCAGCGCGGCGGTTGGACCTCGCCCAGTCCTTGTTTCAACGAGTTGAGGAGCTGCGACAGAGCGACCCCGAGGGCGCGCCTGCAGTCAGACGTGCCGTTTTCGAGATGGTCGGCGCCGTTGAGCTGGCGGTGGTTTCGCTGAGCCGTGCTGTGGACATGTCCAGAAGGGCTGGCGCCGAGCTCGGAACCACTGCCACCGTCCCCTCAGCGATCTCAGCGCACTTCGCGACGGTCACCGCGATACGTCACGCTTACGAGCACATCGAGGAGCGTGCACTGGGCAAGGTGCACGGCAATCCCCACCGGGACGCGCTGACCATCTTCGCTCACGACAGTGTCGTCCGAGACGGCGTGATCACGTATGGCTCACATCGGCTTGACCTCGCAACAGACGTGCCGCAGATCATCGCGGCAACCCGACAGTTCCTCAAGACTGCCGCGGGCGAAGCACTACCGCCGGTGACGACGGATATCACGCTGTAA
- a CDS encoding cobalamin biosynthesis protein: MFGDPRRAHPVALFGTGAAAVERHSYSDSRAAGVAHTTGLLVAVAAVGALAEGVGGRRGALREAATVAAATFIALGGTTLCRTGEQMAGLLESGDINGARRLLPSLCGRDPAALDATGLTRAALESIAENTSDAQVSPIVWAAVGGTPAVLVYRAANTLDAMIGNRSPRYARFGWAAARFDDLANLAGARLTGVLVALCAPVVGGSPVAALRAWRRDAHKHPSPNAGVAEASFAGALGVRLGGPTQYAHELEIRPMLGDGRVPEVADLARAVRLSRAVQLAAVVVAVSVAGRSGRRVSPRR; encoded by the coding sequence ATGTTCGGTGACCCCCGGCGTGCGCATCCGGTGGCACTGTTCGGCACCGGCGCGGCGGCCGTGGAACGCCACAGCTACTCCGACAGCCGGGCCGCCGGGGTGGCTCACACCACCGGACTGCTTGTCGCCGTGGCCGCCGTTGGTGCCCTCGCGGAGGGAGTCGGCGGCCGGCGCGGTGCGCTGCGTGAGGCGGCGACCGTTGCGGCGGCGACGTTCATCGCGTTGGGCGGAACGACACTGTGCCGGACCGGCGAACAGATGGCAGGCCTCCTCGAGTCCGGAGACATCAACGGCGCCCGCCGATTGCTGCCGTCGCTGTGCGGACGCGACCCGGCCGCTCTCGATGCCACCGGACTGACCCGCGCGGCGCTGGAATCGATCGCCGAGAACACCTCCGACGCGCAGGTCAGCCCCATCGTGTGGGCGGCGGTGGGCGGCACCCCCGCAGTGCTGGTCTACCGCGCCGCCAACACCTTGGACGCGATGATCGGCAACCGATCGCCGCGGTACGCCCGCTTCGGCTGGGCGGCAGCCCGTTTCGACGATCTGGCCAATCTCGCCGGCGCCCGGCTGACAGGTGTGCTGGTCGCCCTGTGCGCGCCCGTCGTCGGCGGATCGCCGGTGGCGGCACTGCGGGCATGGCGCCGCGACGCGCACAAACATCCCAGCCCGAACGCCGGAGTGGCGGAGGCGTCCTTCGCAGGCGCTCTGGGGGTGCGTCTGGGCGGGCCCACCCAGTACGCGCACGAGTTGGAGATCCGTCCGATGCTCGGCGACGGCCGGGTCCCCGAGGTCGCCGACCTCGCGCGCGCGGTGCGGTTGTCGCGGGCCGTTCAGCTGGCCGCGGTGGTGGTGGCTGTCAGCGTCGCCGGCCGTAGCGGTCGGCGAGTTTCTCCTCGGCGGTGA
- a CDS encoding SURF1 family protein, which translates to MWRRWGFLLRPQWLALYVVVIAFAYLCFTVLAPWQLGKNTSTSRENAQIARSLEADPVPVTTALPQQDSAAPEEQWQQVTATGRFLPEGQVLARLRVIEADPAFEVLVPFAVEDGPTVLVNRGYVRPVAGSQVPAIEPPPAGTVTITARLRDPEPVPPGKDPFSADGIQQVYSINTDQISNLTGIPLTGSYLQLVDGQPGGLGAIPLPRLDAGPFLSYGIQWIAFGIIAPIGVGYFVYSELQVRRREKAAATAATEAASARDAAGEPAAPLTAEEKLADRYGRRR; encoded by the coding sequence ATGTGGCGTCGATGGGGTTTTCTGCTGCGACCGCAGTGGCTGGCGCTCTACGTCGTCGTCATCGCGTTCGCGTATCTCTGTTTCACCGTGCTGGCCCCCTGGCAGCTGGGCAAGAACACCTCGACCTCACGGGAGAACGCCCAGATCGCGCGCTCGCTGGAGGCCGACCCGGTCCCGGTGACGACGGCGCTGCCGCAGCAGGATTCCGCCGCCCCCGAAGAACAATGGCAGCAGGTGACGGCCACCGGGCGATTCCTTCCCGAAGGCCAGGTGCTGGCCAGGCTGCGGGTCATCGAGGCCGATCCGGCGTTCGAGGTGCTCGTGCCGTTCGCGGTCGAGGACGGACCGACGGTGCTCGTCAACCGCGGGTACGTGCGCCCCGTCGCAGGTTCGCAGGTGCCGGCCATCGAGCCGCCACCGGCCGGCACCGTCACCATCACGGCCCGACTCCGCGATCCCGAACCGGTGCCCCCGGGTAAGGACCCGTTCTCCGCGGACGGCATCCAGCAGGTCTACTCGATCAACACCGACCAGATCTCGAACCTGACCGGCATCCCGTTGACGGGCTCCTACCTGCAGCTGGTCGACGGACAGCCCGGCGGCCTGGGTGCCATCCCCCTGCCTCGCCTCGACGCCGGACCGTTCCTGTCCTACGGAATCCAGTGGATCGCGTTCGGCATCATCGCTCCGATCGGCGTCGGCTACTTCGTGTATTCCGAACTGCAGGTGCGTCGCCGCGAGAAAGCGGCCGCCACTGCCGCCACCGAGGCCGCCTCGGCCCGTGACGCCGCCGGGGAACCCGCGGCGCCGCTCACCGCCGAGGAGAAACTCGCCGACCGCTACGGCCGGCGACGCTGA
- a CDS encoding TspO/MBR family protein, with protein MSGAVTAAAAVLGNAFVGKEAITWFRGLTTPRWQLPMPGFVAVAAIYYLVMGVVLARGIDRRSAGTVGWAVTVLVGNEAWNGLLFGRRSTRAAFVGLLAFLLPIAGLQRSVWRDRRSRWILLPYTAYVVLYDVPWAYRLWRLNPSGGGGRTVASQAGS; from the coding sequence GTGAGCGGCGCAGTGACTGCGGCTGCTGCCGTGTTGGGCAATGCCTTCGTGGGCAAGGAGGCGATCACCTGGTTCCGCGGGTTGACGACGCCACGCTGGCAGTTGCCGATGCCGGGATTTGTTGCAGTCGCAGCGATCTACTACCTGGTCATGGGAGTGGTCCTAGCTCGTGGCATCGACCGGCGCAGCGCCGGCACGGTGGGATGGGCGGTGACGGTGTTGGTCGGGAACGAAGCGTGGAACGGGCTGCTTTTCGGGCGTCGGAGCACGCGTGCTGCCTTCGTCGGTCTACTGGCGTTCCTGCTGCCGATCGCCGGGTTGCAGCGATCGGTCTGGAGGGACCGGCGATCCCGGTGGATACTGCTGCCCTACACCGCGTACGTGGTCCTGTACGACGTTCCGTGGGCGTATCGGCTCTGGCGGCTCAACCCGTCGGGCGGCGGCGGCCGAACAGTGGCGTCGCAGGCCGGCTCATAA
- a CDS encoding low molecular weight protein-tyrosine-phosphatase, which yields MPDLLHITFICSGNICRSPMAEKMFAHQIGERGLADVVRVTSAGTGHWHEGEPADRRAGQVLRAHGYPAEHRAAQMDGDHLAADLVVALGRNHLRMLQHEGVPPERLRMLRSFDPRSGAHIPDVDDPYYGTHDDFEDVFAVIEAALPGLHGWVDERLGERAAG from the coding sequence GTGCCTGACCTGCTGCACATCACGTTCATCTGCTCGGGCAACATCTGCCGGAGTCCGATGGCGGAGAAGATGTTCGCCCACCAGATAGGTGAGCGTGGTCTCGCCGACGTCGTGCGCGTGACCAGCGCCGGCACCGGGCACTGGCACGAGGGTGAGCCCGCGGACCGCCGTGCCGGTCAGGTGCTGCGCGCCCACGGCTATCCGGCCGAGCACCGCGCCGCCCAGATGGACGGCGACCACCTGGCCGCGGACCTGGTAGTGGCGCTGGGCCGCAACCACCTGCGGATGCTGCAGCACGAGGGTGTGCCCCCCGAGCGGCTGCGGATGCTGCGGTCGTTCGACCCGCGCTCGGGCGCGCACATCCCCGACGTCGACGACCCGTACTACGGCACCCACGACGACTTCGAGGACGTGTTCGCCGTGATCGAGGCAGCGCTTCCCGGTCTGCACGGCTGGGTCGACGAGCGGTTGGGCGAACGGGCGGCAGGCTGA